The Syntrophorhabdaceae bacterium region TGCCTTACAGACGACGCGAAATAGGAAGCATCGAGAAGGAGATAGAGGATTGCCGTGGGCTTAATATCAGGGCTATCGACTTTGAAGACGATATGCTCAATCTCGACCTTAAGTCTTTTCGGAAGGTCCTGGAATTATTCCAGGGTACAGGGATAGAGCTCTCCGCAATGAACGGCCTCTACGCAGGCACCCTCGATAAAGAAACGCTTGAACTCATGTATGACGCAGGCTTCAGACGTCTCAATTTCTCCCTCGTTGACGCGTCTCACGCGGTTCATCACGCACAGCAGAGGGTATTTCCCGCACATTTCACTGATCTTCTTTCCTACCTCGAATCCTCCCCCTTTGTTGTGGAGGCCCATTTTATCCTCGGCCTTCCCGGACAAAGACACGACGATATCATCGAGACCATGATCTTTCTCATGGAGAGACGCCTTCTTGCCGGACCGAGCGTATACTATCTCGCGCCCACGAGCCCTCTTTTTCATGATTCGATAGGCGGTGACTGGGAGAGGTACCTGAAAGTCATGCGGTCGAGCGCGCTCTATCCATCAAATCCGCTGTTTCCGAGAGAGACGACCGCGACCTTTGTGAAGCTTACGCGATTCATCAATATGGTGAAAGGCATGGTTGATCGGAATCCCGCCATGGAAAGGCTAAGCGACATAGCTGAGACAGAATGTATCCCCGAACGAGAGCACGATGTCTATATCTTGAAGAGTCTGTTATCAGGGAAGCGATTTATTAGCTATGACGTGAGGCGCAATGAGTATGTAGAGGAGCCACAGGACCGGGATCTCGTCTCTTATTTCTTCAGAAAGATCCATGGCAAAACTATCCGGGGTTTCAAGACTCCGAACAGGCTTACGGTCGATATCTGAGGCAGAACGAACGGCAGGGCCCGGGTTGTGGTTAGGCAGGGACGATCTACACTACGAATTCCACGGGGTATTTTGACTTTACATTGCAGTATTTGTTTTTCTGTGATAATCCTCTATAAAGAAGGGTCACTTTGAGACATGCCGCATGCGTGCGGTTGATATTTAGGCGGATGCGGGGCACCTTGAGCCTTGACGAATTTTCACCCGGCAAGGGGAAGTTGCCGGCAATTTTATTGATTTAGGAGGATGCCAGATGAAGAACAAGCTGTTTTTTGTGATCGTAATCCTTCTTTTTGTTGTGAGCTGCACAACCATGAATGGGTTCAAGCCCGAGGCGGGCGGCAAGGCATCACCCTTAACCGAGGCCACCCCGGCCAGGGCTTTGGTGGCCTGCAACGATCTTCCCAGGGTTTTCAGCTATACAAATACGGTTATTTCCTCGGTCTCTCAAGTGCCAGCGGGCACGCTGCGTATCCCCGGCATCGCCGAGGCAATGCCGGAACACTGTGTGGTCAAGGGCAAAATGAACGAGCGCAAGAGCCCTGTAGATGGCAAGATGTACGCCATCGGCTTTGAGATGCGCCTGCCAACATCCTGGAACGGCCGTTTCTTCTACCAGGCAAACGGAGGACTCGATGGCATGGTCATCAACGCTTACGGCGACGTGTTGAGTGGAGGTCCGACCTCCAACGGGCTTCTCAAAGGGTTTGCCGTCATCAGCTCGGACGCGGGCCATCAGATGGAGCAGGGCCCGATCGGTGGCGGCCTCTTCGGACTGGACCCGCAGGCCCGCCTCGACTATGGATATAACGCGGTGGCAGCGCTCACCCCCATGGCCAAGAACCTGATCAAGACATATTACGGCAAGATGCCCGATAAATCGTACATTGCAGGCGGCTCCAACGGCGGACGCCATACCATGGTGGCTGCGGCGCGCTATGCCGATCAATACGACGGGTACCTTGCGGCGTCGCCGGGGTTTAACCTGCCCAAAGCGGCCATAGCACAACTGTGGGGGGTTCAGCAATATGCCCCCATATCCAAAATATCTCCCGCCACGGGCAGGCCTGATGTGGCCACGAGTTTTTCACAGGCCGACCTTCAGCTCGTGTCCGATAAGATTGTGGCTAAATGCGATAACCTCGACGGTCTCAATGATCATATGGTCAGTGACGTCAAGAAATGTCAGTCGGCGTTCAATATCGCGACCGATGTTCCGACCTGTTCGGCAGCGCCCGACGGCACCTGTCTCACTGAAGCGCAGAAAAAGGTGCTCGCAGCGGTCCACACCGGCGCGAGGAACTCGGCGGGACAGCCGCTGTACACGAATTTCTTCTGGGACCCCGGCATCGCAAGCGCGAACTGGGGCTTCTGGAAATTTGCCAACAGTACAGGCCCCCGTGATCCGCTTGCTGTGGGTTTTGTTTTCATGACGCCTCCCGTTTCCCCTTCAGTGCTCAGCGGTACGGGAAATACGCTGATCGATTTTGATCTCGGATTCAATATGGACACCGATGCGCCTAAGATCTATGCGACAAGCAGCATCTATACAGAGTCGGCCATGTCCTTTATGACGCCCCCGGACGCAACTGTTCTATCAGGATTCGTTGCCAACAATAGAAAGATGATTGTCTATCATGGAGCCGCCGACCCGATCTTTTCGGCGAGCGATACGATCAACTGGTACGAAGATTTCAAAGCGCGGTACGGACAGAAGGCATACGATATGATCCGCTTGTTCGTTGTCCCGGGCATGGCTCACGTGAGAGGAGGCCCATCGACCGATCAATTTGACCTCACGGATGCCCTTGTGGACTGGGTTGAGAAAGGGATTGCGCCGGACAGTGTGGTTGCGCGGGCACGGGGCAAGGGGGTCGTGGCGGCCGACGTGGTAAATGCTGAAGTGCCTGTTTCATGGTCCCCCGGGCGGACCCGACTATTGTGCGCCTACCCTGAAATACCCAAATATAAGGGGAGCGGCGACACTGAAGCGGCATCGAGTTTTTCGTGTGTGGTCCCGTGACCGGATATCGGGCGTAGGCGAGGTTGACCTCGCCTACGCATAGAGAGTGAGGTAGCCTTGCAATAGGCCCTGTTTTCTGCTATTCCTATTCGGTCATGCAGAGTTTTTTCGGTCTTACGCTTAAAGACCTGGAAGCGACGATCGGTGCGGCGGGCCGGGAGAAATTCCGGGCCCGGCAGCTCTATACCTGGATCTACGCAAAAAGTGTCTTCGACTTTAACGAGATGACGGACATCCCGAAGAGTCTTAGACAGGTCTTTCGGGACATGTTCTCCGTGGAATTGCTCGAGATCAAGGAGGTCCTGCTCTCAGGCGACGGTTCCCGGAAGTTTGCCCTTTCCGCGGCCGACGGTCACATTATTGAAAGCATCATCATGCCGGAGAAAGAGAGGAACACACTCTGCATATCCTCACAAATCGGCTGCAGAATGGGTTGTAAGTTCTGCGTAACAGGGAAGATCGGCTTTAAACGCAACCTCACCGCGGCAGAGATCGTGAATCAGGTTGTGACAGTCAAAGAGTATTTGAAGGGATTAGGCGAGGGGAGGATCACGAATATCGTGTTCATGGGCATGGGCGAGCCTATGGATAACCTCGATAATGTTGTGAAAGCGCTCACCATTCTCAAGGAATCCATAGGACTCGATTTTTCATACAGGAGGATCACCGTCTCATCAGTAGGTCTTTTGGACGGCATCAGGACACTTCCCTTAAAAACCGCAAGTATCGCTTTATCGCTCAACGCAGCCGATGATGAGACCCGGTCGCGCCTCATGCCTATCAACAGGCTCTATCCCATTGGCCAGATTGTCGATTACGTCCGGTCCTTTCAGGGCCCGAACAGGATAAGGACCACTTTCGAATATGTGATAATAAAAGACGTCAACGACTCCCCGGAAGACGCCCGACGGCTCGCGGACCTTCTGAAAGGGGTTAAGTGCAAGATAAACCTTATTCCATATAATACGTCGCCCTATCTGGAATTTATGGCACCGGATGCGAAATCGGTCACCATGTTTCACGATTACCTTTACGGGCGGCACTTCACCACAATGATACGGGAT contains the following coding sequences:
- a CDS encoding tannase/feruloyl esterase family alpha/beta hydrolase, which encodes MKNKLFFVIVILLFVVSCTTMNGFKPEAGGKASPLTEATPARALVACNDLPRVFSYTNTVISSVSQVPAGTLRIPGIAEAMPEHCVVKGKMNERKSPVDGKMYAIGFEMRLPTSWNGRFFYQANGGLDGMVINAYGDVLSGGPTSNGLLKGFAVISSDAGHQMEQGPIGGGLFGLDPQARLDYGYNAVAALTPMAKNLIKTYYGKMPDKSYIAGGSNGGRHTMVAAARYADQYDGYLAASPGFNLPKAAIAQLWGVQQYAPISKISPATGRPDVATSFSQADLQLVSDKIVAKCDNLDGLNDHMVSDVKKCQSAFNIATDVPTCSAAPDGTCLTEAQKKVLAAVHTGARNSAGQPLYTNFFWDPGIASANWGFWKFANSTGPRDPLAVGFVFMTPPVSPSVLSGTGNTLIDFDLGFNMDTDAPKIYATSSIYTESAMSFMTPPDATVLSGFVANNRKMIVYHGAADPIFSASDTINWYEDFKARYGQKAYDMIRLFVVPGMAHVRGGPSTDQFDLTDALVDWVEKGIAPDSVVARARGKGVVAADVVNAEVPVSWSPGRTRLLCAYPEIPKYKGSGDTEAASSFSCVVP
- the rlmN gene encoding 23S rRNA (adenine(2503)-C(2))-methyltransferase RlmN encodes the protein MQSFFGLTLKDLEATIGAAGREKFRARQLYTWIYAKSVFDFNEMTDIPKSLRQVFRDMFSVELLEIKEVLLSGDGSRKFALSAADGHIIESIIMPEKERNTLCISSQIGCRMGCKFCVTGKIGFKRNLTAAEIVNQVVTVKEYLKGLGEGRITNIVFMGMGEPMDNLDNVVKALTILKESIGLDFSYRRITVSSVGLLDGIRTLPLKTASIALSLNAADDETRSRLMPINRLYPIGQIVDYVRSFQGPNRIRTTFEYVIIKDVNDSPEDARRLADLLKGVKCKINLIPYNTSPYLEFMAPDAKSVTMFHDYLYGRHFTTMIRDSRGQDVAGACGQLGMRYLKGCET